In a genomic window of Mustela nigripes isolate SB6536 chromosome 8, MUSNIG.SB6536, whole genome shotgun sequence:
- the SMTN gene encoding smoothelin isoform X4, whose product MADEAFAGLDEGALRKLLEVTADLAERRRIRSAIRELQRQELQREEEALASKRFRAERQDNKENWLHSQQQEAEQQAALARLAGRLESMNDVEELTALLRGAGEYEERKLIRAAIRRIRAQEIEAATLAGRLCSGHANSGSREESKGRAAQRLERCEGTTRDVTTVTLLLRAPPGGTPSLPASPISSPTTASPEPPLEPAEAQCPAAEAVGSPEPPSRPPRATSPEPQEPPATPSTERQVISKLLPGLTEPPAVQGPTKGPSNTKRAVLDLAGPRPCQRSLSVLSPCQPAQNREPPTPAGGPSPFQRAGSVRDRARKFTSDSPMAARLQDGPSRLALGSSTPARLLGPSHISTTPASSSSGSSSRGPSDTSSRPSKEPRGTARPLAQLQSYPREEGPRGRGLAARPLENGAGGPMARSEEPSAPLPVPVSIAEPGASMKTTFTIEIKDGRGQASTSRVLLPTGNQRAELTLGLRAPPTLLSTSSGGKSTITHISSPGTLAQLGSITHVTSFSHASPGSRGGCSIKAAEDAGTPVAHPPAFSTRRRSSAGLARSSSLMEPEPAESPSAAVEVANGTEQSRVDKAPERRSPLSAEELMAIEDESILDKMLDQTTDFEERKLIRAALRELRQKKRDQRDKERERRLQEARARPGEGRGNTATETTTQHSQRAADGSAISTVTKTERLVHSNDGTRTARTTTVESSFVRRSENGGSSTMVQTKTFSSSSSTKMGSIFEREDEASPRPGSLAALEKRQAEKKKELMKAQSLPKTSASQARKAMIEKLEKEGAAGSPGGPRAAVQRSTSFGVPNANSIKQMLLDWCRAKTRGYEHVDIQNFSSSWSDGMAFCALVHNFFPEAFDYGQLSPQNRRQNFEVAFSSAEMLVDCVPLVEVEDMMIMGKKPDPKCVFTYVQSLYNHLRRHELRLHGKNV is encoded by the exons CTGGAGGTCACAGCAGATCTGGCTGAGCGGCGCCGTATCCGCTCAGCCATCCGGGAGCTGCAGCGGCAGGAGCTGCAGCGTGAGGAGGAGGCCCTGGCATCCAAGCGCTTCCGTGCTGAGCGGCAGGACAACAAGGAGAACTGGCTGCA CTCTCAGCAGCAGGAGGCGGAGCAGCAAGCTGCTCTGGCGCGGCTGGCTGGGCGGCTGGAGTCCATGAATGATGTGGAAGAGCTGACCGCACTG CTGCGAGGTGCCGGTGAGTATGAAGAACGCAAACTAATCCGTGCTGCCATCCGCCGCATAAGGGCCCAGGAGATTGAGG ccGCCACATTGGCCGGGAGGTTGTGCAGTGGGCATGCCAACAGTGGCTCAAGAGAGGAGAGCAAGGGACGGGCAGCACAGAGGCTGGAACGGTGTGAG ggcACCACCCGGGATGTGACCACGGTGACACTCCTGCTTCGGGCCCCACCTGGGGGCACACCCAGCTTACCTGCCTCGCCCATCAGTTCACCCACCACTGCTTCTCCTGAGCCTCCACTAGAGCCTGCTGAGGCCCAGTGTCCTGCTGCTGAGGCTGTGGGCAGCCCTGAGCCACCCTCCAGGCCACCCAGAGCCACCAGTCCTGAGCCCCAGGAACCACCAGCCACCCCCAGCACTGAGAGGCAGGTGATCAGCAAG CTCCTGCCTGGCCTCACAGAGCCCCCAGCTGTCCAAGGTCCCACCAAAGGTCCCTCCAACACAAAGAGAGCAG TGCTAGACCTGGCTGGACCCCGTCCCTGCCAACGCTCCCTGTCGGTGCTCAGCCCCTGCCAGCCAGCCCAGAACCGAG agccccccacccctgccggtGGACCTTCCCCATTCCAGCGGGCTGGCTCCGTGCGGGATCGTGCGCGCAAGTTCACCTCTGATTCTCCCATGGCTGCCAGGCTCCAGGATGGTCCATCCCGATTGGCCCTGGGTTCCTCGACCCCAGCAAGACTCCTGGGCCCCTCCCACATCAGCACTACCCCTGCCTCCTCTTCCAGTGGCTCCTCCTCACGGGGCCCCAGTGACACCTCCTCCCGCCCCAGCAAGGAGCCACGGGGAACAGCCAGGCCCCTGGCCCAGCTTCAGAGCTACCCCCGGGAGGAGGGCCCCAGGGGGCGGGGCTTGGCTGCCAGGCCCCTTGAAAACGGAGCAGGGGGGCCCATGGCCCGCTCAGAGGAGCCCAGTGCCCCGCTTCCCGTGCCTGTCAGCATTGCCGAGCCAGGGGCCAGTATGAAGACCACATTCACCATCGAGATCAAGGATGGCCGTGGCCAAGCATCCACTAGCCGAGTGCTGCTGCCCACAGGCAACCAGAGGGCAG AACTGACGCTGGGGCTCCGGGCGCCTCCCACCCTCCTCAGCACCAGCAGTGGGGGCAAGAGCACCATTACCCATATCAGCAGCCCCGGGACCCTGGCCCAGCTGGGTAGCATCACTCACGTCACCAGCTTCAGCCATGCCTCCCCTGGTAGCCGGGGAGGCTGCAGCATTAAG GCGGCTGAGGATGCTGGGACCCCCGTGGCCCACCCACCTGCCTTCAGTACCCGCCGCCGCTCCTCTGCCGGCCTTGCCCGCAGCAGCAGTCTC ATGGAACCCGAGCCAGCAGAGTCCCCCTCTGCAGCAGTGGAAGTGGCTAATGGCACTGAGCAAAGCCGGGTGGACAAGGCACCAGAGAGGCGGAGCCCGCTGAGTGCTGAGGAGCTGATGGCCATCGAGGATGAAAGCATCCTGGACAAGATG CTGGATCAGACGACAGACTTTGAGGAACGGAAGCTTATTCGGGCTGCACTACGTGAGCTCCGACAAAAGAAGAGAG ACCAGCGGGACAAGGAACGGGAACGGCGGCTGCAAGAGGCACGGGCCCGGCCAGGGGAGGGCCGTGGCAACACAGCCACTGAGACCACCACGCAGCACAGCCAGCGGGCAGCTGATGGCTCAGCTATCAGCACTGTCACCAAGACCGAGCGGCTCGTCCACTCCA atGATGGCACGCGGACAGCCCGCACCACCACAGTGGAGTCCAGTTTTGTGAGGCGCTCAGAGA ATGGTGGCAGCAGCACCATGGTGCAAACCAAGACCTTCTCCTCATCGTCATCCACGAAGATGGGCAG catCTTTGAGCGCGAGGATGAGGCCAGCCCGCGGCCCGGCAGCCTGGCGGCACTCGAGAAACgccaggcagagaagaagaaggagctgATGAAGGCGCAGAGCCTGCCCAAGACCTCGGCCTCACAGGCGCGAAAGGCCATGATTgagaagctggagaaggaaggTGCCGCCGG CAGCCCTGGTGGACCCCGTGCAGCCGTGCAGCGCTCCACTAGCTTTGGGGTCCCTAACGCCAACAGCATCAAGCAGATGTTGCTGGACTGGTGCCGAGCCAAGACTCGTGGCTATGAG CACGTGGACATCCAGAACTTCTCCTCAAGTTGGAGTGATGGGATGGCCTTCTGTGCCCTAGTGCACAACTTCTTCCCCGAGGCCTTCGACTATGGGCAGCTCAGCCCGCAGAACCGGCGTCAGAACTTCGAGGTGGCCTTCTCATCTGCTGA GATGCTGGTGGACTGCGTGCCGCTGGTGGAGGTGGAGGACATGATGATCATGGGCAAGAAGCCCGACCCCAAGTGCGTCTTCACCTATGTGCAGTCGCTCTACAACCACCTGCGGCGCCACGAGCTGCGCCTGCACGGCAAGAATGTCTAG
- the SMTN gene encoding smoothelin isoform X1: MADEAFAGLDEGALRKLLEVTADLAERRRIRSAIRELQRQELQREEEALASKRFRAERQDNKENWLHSQQQEAEQQAALARLAGRLESMNDVEELTALLRGAGEYEERKLIRAAIRRIRAQEIEAATLAGRLCSGHANSGSREESKGRAAQRLERCEVPEPEKQEQQAEVPEPTPPPQGTTRDVTTVTLLLRAPPGGTPSLPASPISSPTTASPEPPLEPAEAQCPAAEAVGSPEPPSRPPRATSPEPQEPPATPSTERQVISKLLPGLTEPPAVQGPTKGPSNTKRAVLDLAGPRPCQRSLSVLSPCQPAQNREPPTPAGGPSPFQRAGSVRDRARKFTSDSPMAARLQDGPSRLALGSSTPARLLGPSHISTTPASSSSGSSSRGPSDTSSRPSKEPRGTARPLAQLQSYPREEGPRGRGLAARPLENGAGGPMARSEEPSAPLPVPVSIAEPGASMKTTFTIEIKDGRGQASTSRVLLPTGNQRAELTLGLRAPPTLLSTSSGGKSTITHISSPGTLAQLGSITHVTSFSHASPGSRGGCSIKAAEDAGTPVAHPPAFSTRRRSSAGLARSSSLMEPEPAESPSAAVEVANGTEQSRVDKAPERRSPLSAEELMAIEDESILDKMLDQTTDFEERKLIRAALRELRQKKRDQRDKERERRLQEARARPGEGRGNTATETTTQHSQRAADGSAISTVTKTERLVHSNDGTRTARTTTVESSFVRRSENGGSSTMVQTKTFSSSSSTKMGSIFEREDEASPRPGSLAALEKRQAEKKKELMKAQSLPKTSASQARKAMIEKLEKEGAAGSPGGPRAAVQRSTSFGVPNANSIKQMLLDWCRAKTRGYEHVDIQNFSSSWSDGMAFCALVHNFFPEAFDYGQLSPQNRRQNFEVAFSSAEMLVDCVPLVEVEDMMIMGKKPDPKCVFTYVQSLYNHLRRHELRLHGKNV, from the exons CTGGAGGTCACAGCAGATCTGGCTGAGCGGCGCCGTATCCGCTCAGCCATCCGGGAGCTGCAGCGGCAGGAGCTGCAGCGTGAGGAGGAGGCCCTGGCATCCAAGCGCTTCCGTGCTGAGCGGCAGGACAACAAGGAGAACTGGCTGCA CTCTCAGCAGCAGGAGGCGGAGCAGCAAGCTGCTCTGGCGCGGCTGGCTGGGCGGCTGGAGTCCATGAATGATGTGGAAGAGCTGACCGCACTG CTGCGAGGTGCCGGTGAGTATGAAGAACGCAAACTAATCCGTGCTGCCATCCGCCGCATAAGGGCCCAGGAGATTGAGG ccGCCACATTGGCCGGGAGGTTGTGCAGTGGGCATGCCAACAGTGGCTCAAGAGAGGAGAGCAAGGGACGGGCAGCACAGAGGCTGGAACGGTGTGAG GTGCCAGAGCCAGAGAaacaggagcagcaggcagaggtccCAGAgccaaccccacccccccagggcACCACCCGGGATGTGACCACGGTGACACTCCTGCTTCGGGCCCCACCTGGGGGCACACCCAGCTTACCTGCCTCGCCCATCAGTTCACCCACCACTGCTTCTCCTGAGCCTCCACTAGAGCCTGCTGAGGCCCAGTGTCCTGCTGCTGAGGCTGTGGGCAGCCCTGAGCCACCCTCCAGGCCACCCAGAGCCACCAGTCCTGAGCCCCAGGAACCACCAGCCACCCCCAGCACTGAGAGGCAGGTGATCAGCAAG CTCCTGCCTGGCCTCACAGAGCCCCCAGCTGTCCAAGGTCCCACCAAAGGTCCCTCCAACACAAAGAGAGCAG TGCTAGACCTGGCTGGACCCCGTCCCTGCCAACGCTCCCTGTCGGTGCTCAGCCCCTGCCAGCCAGCCCAGAACCGAG agccccccacccctgccggtGGACCTTCCCCATTCCAGCGGGCTGGCTCCGTGCGGGATCGTGCGCGCAAGTTCACCTCTGATTCTCCCATGGCTGCCAGGCTCCAGGATGGTCCATCCCGATTGGCCCTGGGTTCCTCGACCCCAGCAAGACTCCTGGGCCCCTCCCACATCAGCACTACCCCTGCCTCCTCTTCCAGTGGCTCCTCCTCACGGGGCCCCAGTGACACCTCCTCCCGCCCCAGCAAGGAGCCACGGGGAACAGCCAGGCCCCTGGCCCAGCTTCAGAGCTACCCCCGGGAGGAGGGCCCCAGGGGGCGGGGCTTGGCTGCCAGGCCCCTTGAAAACGGAGCAGGGGGGCCCATGGCCCGCTCAGAGGAGCCCAGTGCCCCGCTTCCCGTGCCTGTCAGCATTGCCGAGCCAGGGGCCAGTATGAAGACCACATTCACCATCGAGATCAAGGATGGCCGTGGCCAAGCATCCACTAGCCGAGTGCTGCTGCCCACAGGCAACCAGAGGGCAG AACTGACGCTGGGGCTCCGGGCGCCTCCCACCCTCCTCAGCACCAGCAGTGGGGGCAAGAGCACCATTACCCATATCAGCAGCCCCGGGACCCTGGCCCAGCTGGGTAGCATCACTCACGTCACCAGCTTCAGCCATGCCTCCCCTGGTAGCCGGGGAGGCTGCAGCATTAAG GCGGCTGAGGATGCTGGGACCCCCGTGGCCCACCCACCTGCCTTCAGTACCCGCCGCCGCTCCTCTGCCGGCCTTGCCCGCAGCAGCAGTCTC ATGGAACCCGAGCCAGCAGAGTCCCCCTCTGCAGCAGTGGAAGTGGCTAATGGCACTGAGCAAAGCCGGGTGGACAAGGCACCAGAGAGGCGGAGCCCGCTGAGTGCTGAGGAGCTGATGGCCATCGAGGATGAAAGCATCCTGGACAAGATG CTGGATCAGACGACAGACTTTGAGGAACGGAAGCTTATTCGGGCTGCACTACGTGAGCTCCGACAAAAGAAGAGAG ACCAGCGGGACAAGGAACGGGAACGGCGGCTGCAAGAGGCACGGGCCCGGCCAGGGGAGGGCCGTGGCAACACAGCCACTGAGACCACCACGCAGCACAGCCAGCGGGCAGCTGATGGCTCAGCTATCAGCACTGTCACCAAGACCGAGCGGCTCGTCCACTCCA atGATGGCACGCGGACAGCCCGCACCACCACAGTGGAGTCCAGTTTTGTGAGGCGCTCAGAGA ATGGTGGCAGCAGCACCATGGTGCAAACCAAGACCTTCTCCTCATCGTCATCCACGAAGATGGGCAG catCTTTGAGCGCGAGGATGAGGCCAGCCCGCGGCCCGGCAGCCTGGCGGCACTCGAGAAACgccaggcagagaagaagaaggagctgATGAAGGCGCAGAGCCTGCCCAAGACCTCGGCCTCACAGGCGCGAAAGGCCATGATTgagaagctggagaaggaaggTGCCGCCGG CAGCCCTGGTGGACCCCGTGCAGCCGTGCAGCGCTCCACTAGCTTTGGGGTCCCTAACGCCAACAGCATCAAGCAGATGTTGCTGGACTGGTGCCGAGCCAAGACTCGTGGCTATGAG CACGTGGACATCCAGAACTTCTCCTCAAGTTGGAGTGATGGGATGGCCTTCTGTGCCCTAGTGCACAACTTCTTCCCCGAGGCCTTCGACTATGGGCAGCTCAGCCCGCAGAACCGGCGTCAGAACTTCGAGGTGGCCTTCTCATCTGCTGA GATGCTGGTGGACTGCGTGCCGCTGGTGGAGGTGGAGGACATGATGATCATGGGCAAGAAGCCCGACCCCAAGTGCGTCTTCACCTATGTGCAGTCGCTCTACAACCACCTGCGGCGCCACGAGCTGCGCCTGCACGGCAAGAATGTCTAG
- the SMTN gene encoding smoothelin isoform X6 yields MADEAFAGLDEGALRKLLEVTADLAERRRIRSAIRELQRQELQREEEALASKRFRAERQDNKENWLHSQQQEAEQQAALARLAGRLESMNDVEELTALLRGAGEYEERKLIRAAIRRIRAQEIEAATLAGRLCSGHANSGSREESKGRAAQRLERCEVPEPEKQEQQAEVPEPTPPPQGTTRDVTTVTLLLRAPPGGTPSLPASPISSPTTASPEPPLEPAEAQCPAAEAVGSPEPPSRPPRATSPEPQEPPATPSTERQVISKLLPGLTEPPAVQGPTKGPSNTKRAVLDLAGPRPCQRSLSVLSPCQPAQNREPPTPAGGPSPFQRAGSVRDRARKFTSDSPMAARLQDGPSRLALGSSTPARLLGPSHISTTPASSSSGSSSRGPSDTSSRPSKEPRGTARPLAQLQSYPREEGPRGRGLAARPLENGAGGPMARSEEPSAPLPVPVSIAEPGASMKTTFTIEIKDGRGQASTSRVLLPTGNQRAELTLGLRAPPTLLSTSSGGKSTITHISSPGTLAQLGSITHVTSFSHASPGSRGGCSIKMEPEPAESPSAAVEVANGTEQSRVDKAPERRSPLSAEELMAIEDESILDKMLDQTTDFEERKLIRAALRELRQKKRDQRDKERERRLQEARARPGEGRGNTATETTTQHSQRAADGSAISTVTKTERLVHSNDGTRTARTTTVESSFVRRSENGGSSTMVQTKTFSSSSSTKMGSIFEREDEASPRPGSLAALEKRQAEKKKELMKAQSLPKTSASQARKAMIEKLEKEGAAGSPGGPRAAVQRSTSFGVPNANSIKQMLLDWCRAKTRGYEHVDIQNFSSSWSDGMAFCALVHNFFPEAFDYGQLSPQNRRQNFEVAFSSAEMLVDCVPLVEVEDMMIMGKKPDPKCVFTYVQSLYNHLRRHELRLHGKNV; encoded by the exons CTGGAGGTCACAGCAGATCTGGCTGAGCGGCGCCGTATCCGCTCAGCCATCCGGGAGCTGCAGCGGCAGGAGCTGCAGCGTGAGGAGGAGGCCCTGGCATCCAAGCGCTTCCGTGCTGAGCGGCAGGACAACAAGGAGAACTGGCTGCA CTCTCAGCAGCAGGAGGCGGAGCAGCAAGCTGCTCTGGCGCGGCTGGCTGGGCGGCTGGAGTCCATGAATGATGTGGAAGAGCTGACCGCACTG CTGCGAGGTGCCGGTGAGTATGAAGAACGCAAACTAATCCGTGCTGCCATCCGCCGCATAAGGGCCCAGGAGATTGAGG ccGCCACATTGGCCGGGAGGTTGTGCAGTGGGCATGCCAACAGTGGCTCAAGAGAGGAGAGCAAGGGACGGGCAGCACAGAGGCTGGAACGGTGTGAG GTGCCAGAGCCAGAGAaacaggagcagcaggcagaggtccCAGAgccaaccccacccccccagggcACCACCCGGGATGTGACCACGGTGACACTCCTGCTTCGGGCCCCACCTGGGGGCACACCCAGCTTACCTGCCTCGCCCATCAGTTCACCCACCACTGCTTCTCCTGAGCCTCCACTAGAGCCTGCTGAGGCCCAGTGTCCTGCTGCTGAGGCTGTGGGCAGCCCTGAGCCACCCTCCAGGCCACCCAGAGCCACCAGTCCTGAGCCCCAGGAACCACCAGCCACCCCCAGCACTGAGAGGCAGGTGATCAGCAAG CTCCTGCCTGGCCTCACAGAGCCCCCAGCTGTCCAAGGTCCCACCAAAGGTCCCTCCAACACAAAGAGAGCAG TGCTAGACCTGGCTGGACCCCGTCCCTGCCAACGCTCCCTGTCGGTGCTCAGCCCCTGCCAGCCAGCCCAGAACCGAG agccccccacccctgccggtGGACCTTCCCCATTCCAGCGGGCTGGCTCCGTGCGGGATCGTGCGCGCAAGTTCACCTCTGATTCTCCCATGGCTGCCAGGCTCCAGGATGGTCCATCCCGATTGGCCCTGGGTTCCTCGACCCCAGCAAGACTCCTGGGCCCCTCCCACATCAGCACTACCCCTGCCTCCTCTTCCAGTGGCTCCTCCTCACGGGGCCCCAGTGACACCTCCTCCCGCCCCAGCAAGGAGCCACGGGGAACAGCCAGGCCCCTGGCCCAGCTTCAGAGCTACCCCCGGGAGGAGGGCCCCAGGGGGCGGGGCTTGGCTGCCAGGCCCCTTGAAAACGGAGCAGGGGGGCCCATGGCCCGCTCAGAGGAGCCCAGTGCCCCGCTTCCCGTGCCTGTCAGCATTGCCGAGCCAGGGGCCAGTATGAAGACCACATTCACCATCGAGATCAAGGATGGCCGTGGCCAAGCATCCACTAGCCGAGTGCTGCTGCCCACAGGCAACCAGAGGGCAG AACTGACGCTGGGGCTCCGGGCGCCTCCCACCCTCCTCAGCACCAGCAGTGGGGGCAAGAGCACCATTACCCATATCAGCAGCCCCGGGACCCTGGCCCAGCTGGGTAGCATCACTCACGTCACCAGCTTCAGCCATGCCTCCCCTGGTAGCCGGGGAGGCTGCAGCATTAAG ATGGAACCCGAGCCAGCAGAGTCCCCCTCTGCAGCAGTGGAAGTGGCTAATGGCACTGAGCAAAGCCGGGTGGACAAGGCACCAGAGAGGCGGAGCCCGCTGAGTGCTGAGGAGCTGATGGCCATCGAGGATGAAAGCATCCTGGACAAGATG CTGGATCAGACGACAGACTTTGAGGAACGGAAGCTTATTCGGGCTGCACTACGTGAGCTCCGACAAAAGAAGAGAG ACCAGCGGGACAAGGAACGGGAACGGCGGCTGCAAGAGGCACGGGCCCGGCCAGGGGAGGGCCGTGGCAACACAGCCACTGAGACCACCACGCAGCACAGCCAGCGGGCAGCTGATGGCTCAGCTATCAGCACTGTCACCAAGACCGAGCGGCTCGTCCACTCCA atGATGGCACGCGGACAGCCCGCACCACCACAGTGGAGTCCAGTTTTGTGAGGCGCTCAGAGA ATGGTGGCAGCAGCACCATGGTGCAAACCAAGACCTTCTCCTCATCGTCATCCACGAAGATGGGCAG catCTTTGAGCGCGAGGATGAGGCCAGCCCGCGGCCCGGCAGCCTGGCGGCACTCGAGAAACgccaggcagagaagaagaaggagctgATGAAGGCGCAGAGCCTGCCCAAGACCTCGGCCTCACAGGCGCGAAAGGCCATGATTgagaagctggagaaggaaggTGCCGCCGG CAGCCCTGGTGGACCCCGTGCAGCCGTGCAGCGCTCCACTAGCTTTGGGGTCCCTAACGCCAACAGCATCAAGCAGATGTTGCTGGACTGGTGCCGAGCCAAGACTCGTGGCTATGAG CACGTGGACATCCAGAACTTCTCCTCAAGTTGGAGTGATGGGATGGCCTTCTGTGCCCTAGTGCACAACTTCTTCCCCGAGGCCTTCGACTATGGGCAGCTCAGCCCGCAGAACCGGCGTCAGAACTTCGAGGTGGCCTTCTCATCTGCTGA GATGCTGGTGGACTGCGTGCCGCTGGTGGAGGTGGAGGACATGATGATCATGGGCAAGAAGCCCGACCCCAAGTGCGTCTTCACCTATGTGCAGTCGCTCTACAACCACCTGCGGCGCCACGAGCTGCGCCTGCACGGCAAGAATGTCTAG
- the SMTN gene encoding smoothelin isoform X7, giving the protein MADEAFAGLDEGALRKLLEVTADLAERRRIRSAIRELQRQELQREEEALASKRFRAERQDNKENWLHSQQQEAEQQAALARLAGRLESMNDVEELTALLRGAGEYEERKLIRAAIRRIRAQEIEAATLAGRLCSGHANSGSREESKGRAAQRLERCEVPEPEKQEQQAEVPEPTPPPQGTTRDVTTVTLLLRAPPGGTPSLPASPISSPTTASPEPPLEPAEAQCPAAEAVGSPEPPSRPPRATSPEPQEPPATPSTERQVISKLLPGLTEPPAVQGPTKGPSNTKRAVLDLAGPRPCQRSLSVLSPCQPAQNREPPTPAGGPSPFQRAGSVRDRARKFTSDSPMAARLQDGPSRLALGSSTPARLLGPSHISTTPASSSSGSSSRGPSDTSSRPSKEPRGTARPLAQLQSYPREEGPRGRGLAARPLENGAGGPMARSEEPSAPLPVPVSIAEPGASMKTTFTIEIKDGRGQASTSRVLLPTGNQRAELTLGLRAPPTLLSTSSGGKSTITHISSPGTLAQLGSITHVTSFSHASPGSRGGCSIKMEPEPAESPSAAVEVANGTEQSRVDKAPERRSPLSAEELMAIEDESILDKMLDQTTDFEERKLIRAALRELRQKKRDQRDKERERRLQEARARPGEGRGNTATETTTQHSQRAADGSAISTVTKTERLVHSNDGTRTARTTTVESSFVRRSENGGSSTMVQTKTFSSSSSTKMGSIFEREDEASPRPGSLAALEKRQAEKKKELMKAQSLPKTSASQARKAMIEKLEKEGAAGSPGGPRAAVQRSTSFGVPNANSIKQMLLDWCRAKTRGYEHVDIQNFSSSWSDGMAFCALVHNFFPEAFDYGQLSPQNRRQNFEVAFSSAETHADCPQLLDTEDMVRLREPDWKCVYTYIQEFYRCLVQKGLVKTKKS; this is encoded by the exons CTGGAGGTCACAGCAGATCTGGCTGAGCGGCGCCGTATCCGCTCAGCCATCCGGGAGCTGCAGCGGCAGGAGCTGCAGCGTGAGGAGGAGGCCCTGGCATCCAAGCGCTTCCGTGCTGAGCGGCAGGACAACAAGGAGAACTGGCTGCA CTCTCAGCAGCAGGAGGCGGAGCAGCAAGCTGCTCTGGCGCGGCTGGCTGGGCGGCTGGAGTCCATGAATGATGTGGAAGAGCTGACCGCACTG CTGCGAGGTGCCGGTGAGTATGAAGAACGCAAACTAATCCGTGCTGCCATCCGCCGCATAAGGGCCCAGGAGATTGAGG ccGCCACATTGGCCGGGAGGTTGTGCAGTGGGCATGCCAACAGTGGCTCAAGAGAGGAGAGCAAGGGACGGGCAGCACAGAGGCTGGAACGGTGTGAG GTGCCAGAGCCAGAGAaacaggagcagcaggcagaggtccCAGAgccaaccccacccccccagggcACCACCCGGGATGTGACCACGGTGACACTCCTGCTTCGGGCCCCACCTGGGGGCACACCCAGCTTACCTGCCTCGCCCATCAGTTCACCCACCACTGCTTCTCCTGAGCCTCCACTAGAGCCTGCTGAGGCCCAGTGTCCTGCTGCTGAGGCTGTGGGCAGCCCTGAGCCACCCTCCAGGCCACCCAGAGCCACCAGTCCTGAGCCCCAGGAACCACCAGCCACCCCCAGCACTGAGAGGCAGGTGATCAGCAAG CTCCTGCCTGGCCTCACAGAGCCCCCAGCTGTCCAAGGTCCCACCAAAGGTCCCTCCAACACAAAGAGAGCAG TGCTAGACCTGGCTGGACCCCGTCCCTGCCAACGCTCCCTGTCGGTGCTCAGCCCCTGCCAGCCAGCCCAGAACCGAG agccccccacccctgccggtGGACCTTCCCCATTCCAGCGGGCTGGCTCCGTGCGGGATCGTGCGCGCAAGTTCACCTCTGATTCTCCCATGGCTGCCAGGCTCCAGGATGGTCCATCCCGATTGGCCCTGGGTTCCTCGACCCCAGCAAGACTCCTGGGCCCCTCCCACATCAGCACTACCCCTGCCTCCTCTTCCAGTGGCTCCTCCTCACGGGGCCCCAGTGACACCTCCTCCCGCCCCAGCAAGGAGCCACGGGGAACAGCCAGGCCCCTGGCCCAGCTTCAGAGCTACCCCCGGGAGGAGGGCCCCAGGGGGCGGGGCTTGGCTGCCAGGCCCCTTGAAAACGGAGCAGGGGGGCCCATGGCCCGCTCAGAGGAGCCCAGTGCCCCGCTTCCCGTGCCTGTCAGCATTGCCGAGCCAGGGGCCAGTATGAAGACCACATTCACCATCGAGATCAAGGATGGCCGTGGCCAAGCATCCACTAGCCGAGTGCTGCTGCCCACAGGCAACCAGAGGGCAG AACTGACGCTGGGGCTCCGGGCGCCTCCCACCCTCCTCAGCACCAGCAGTGGGGGCAAGAGCACCATTACCCATATCAGCAGCCCCGGGACCCTGGCCCAGCTGGGTAGCATCACTCACGTCACCAGCTTCAGCCATGCCTCCCCTGGTAGCCGGGGAGGCTGCAGCATTAAG ATGGAACCCGAGCCAGCAGAGTCCCCCTCTGCAGCAGTGGAAGTGGCTAATGGCACTGAGCAAAGCCGGGTGGACAAGGCACCAGAGAGGCGGAGCCCGCTGAGTGCTGAGGAGCTGATGGCCATCGAGGATGAAAGCATCCTGGACAAGATG CTGGATCAGACGACAGACTTTGAGGAACGGAAGCTTATTCGGGCTGCACTACGTGAGCTCCGACAAAAGAAGAGAG ACCAGCGGGACAAGGAACGGGAACGGCGGCTGCAAGAGGCACGGGCCCGGCCAGGGGAGGGCCGTGGCAACACAGCCACTGAGACCACCACGCAGCACAGCCAGCGGGCAGCTGATGGCTCAGCTATCAGCACTGTCACCAAGACCGAGCGGCTCGTCCACTCCA atGATGGCACGCGGACAGCCCGCACCACCACAGTGGAGTCCAGTTTTGTGAGGCGCTCAGAGA ATGGTGGCAGCAGCACCATGGTGCAAACCAAGACCTTCTCCTCATCGTCATCCACGAAGATGGGCAG catCTTTGAGCGCGAGGATGAGGCCAGCCCGCGGCCCGGCAGCCTGGCGGCACTCGAGAAACgccaggcagagaagaagaaggagctgATGAAGGCGCAGAGCCTGCCCAAGACCTCGGCCTCACAGGCGCGAAAGGCCATGATTgagaagctggagaaggaaggTGCCGCCGG CAGCCCTGGTGGACCCCGTGCAGCCGTGCAGCGCTCCACTAGCTTTGGGGTCCCTAACGCCAACAGCATCAAGCAGATGTTGCTGGACTGGTGCCGAGCCAAGACTCGTGGCTATGAG CACGTGGACATCCAGAACTTCTCCTCAAGTTGGAGTGATGGGATGGCCTTCTGTGCCCTAGTGCACAACTTCTTCCCCGAGGCCTTCGACTATGGGCAGCTCAGCCCGCAGAACCGGCGTCAGAACTTCGAGGTGGCCTTCTCATCTGCTGA GACCCATGCGGACTGCCCGCAGCTCCTGGACACAGAGGACATGGTGCGGCTTCGAGAGCCTGACTGGAAGTGCGTGTACACGTACATCCAGGAGTTCTACCGCTGTCTGGTCCAGAAGGGGCTGGTAAAAACCAAAAAGTCCTAA